A single genomic interval of Fructobacillus americanaquae harbors:
- the rnc gene encoding ribonuclease III translates to MSPSDFSNFLREKFQISFNNLNLLQEALTQRNYLNEHPQEQGRDYQRLEFLGDAIMQATVTEYLFKRYPDWDEGQLTEMRITMVQTKSFAHFAQVIHLNEAIRLGKGEEMNGARSRPSLLEDIWEAFIGALFLDQGQAAVVSLLNQTVFAAIDENFFDQFIDFKSRLQEKLQAQGSVDITYQIENEIRNEDNSQLFEVFVAVDGKTLAYGSGQSIKDAEKAAAQKAYQGLTAK, encoded by the coding sequence CTGACTTTAGTAACTTTTTAAGAGAAAAGTTTCAAATTAGTTTTAATAACTTAAACCTTTTGCAAGAGGCTTTGACCCAACGCAATTACTTGAATGAACATCCTCAGGAACAGGGCCGGGATTATCAACGACTCGAATTTTTGGGTGATGCCATCATGCAGGCAACGGTGACGGAATACCTCTTTAAGCGCTATCCGGATTGGGATGAAGGTCAATTGACTGAAATGCGAATCACCATGGTTCAAACAAAGTCCTTTGCTCACTTCGCCCAAGTCATCCACCTGAACGAGGCCATTCGTTTAGGTAAAGGTGAAGAAATGAATGGTGCCCGGTCACGTCCTTCACTTTTGGAGGATATTTGGGAAGCCTTTATTGGCGCCTTGTTCTTAGATCAGGGCCAGGCTGCCGTCGTTTCTTTGTTGAACCAGACGGTCTTTGCAGCCATTGATGAAAACTTCTTTGACCAATTTATTGACTTTAAGTCCCGCTTGCAAGAAAAGTTGCAAGCTCAGGGGTCCGTTGACATTACTTATCAAATTGAAAATGAAATCCGTAACGAAGATAACAGTCAGCTCTTTGAAGTTTTCGTTGCGGTTGATGGCAAGACTTTGGCTTATGGGTCAGGACAATCCATCAAGGATGCGGAAAAGGCGGCCGCACAAAAAGCCTATCAAGGTTTAACCGCCAAATAA